Part of the Cydia pomonella isolate Wapato2018A chromosome 20, ilCydPomo1, whole genome shotgun sequence genome is shown below.
tctttcacacttttatggatcattataatgcgatatttacttcaaaatcggtcgtagttagtggtgcatcagtttttagtgagtgggctactgcggacttacatcaacgaagacgtgcactgtatgccttgtatgaggaacggcggtttaacacgagtgatgaatttaaagaacgtgtcaagcaatattcgaaaaagtttaaaatagattgtcatatagctaagcgaaattatctaagtcaaagaataaaaaatagtaccaacattattaaagcaacctggaaagtaatcaatgtggagactggtcgctcgaaacacagagtgaatgattttaaactaaatattgataacaaaattatagattccaatttagaagtagctacagaatttgaaatttttttcactgacgtaccagttttcacaactaaggatttaaattcatcaccctcatctgctgttactctattaaaagataacgctccagagtgttgtggagattttcattttgaacgtgtttgtacctccgatgtagtaaaggcgtttaattcggttaatgtcaaaaaaacgaatgacctctggggagtctctgtccatgctgtcaaatccttagtagaaattatagcgcctgacttagtaattatatttaacaacagtgttgattgcggcgagtttcctgatttaatgaaacatagtaaaataactcctttatttaaatcgggtagcaactctgaccccactaactttagaccgatatctgtgctaccaacgttcagtaagatttttgaaaaattaattctttctcaattagtacgacattttaacgtcaataatttaatgcataataagcagtttggttttacacggggtcgctcgacaaccgatgctggtgttgagctaattaagcatatcttcgatgcctgggaggagtcacgagatgctataggtatcttctgtgatttgtctaaggccttcgactgcgtttgtcatgaaacattaatcaggaaactacactattatggagttagaggagcggcactggatttacttaagtcctacttaaatggtagaatacaaagggtcgatgtgaatggacagcgatcaccggggtcattggtctctatgggtgtaccacaggggtcaatattgggacctttcctgttccttatctacataaatgacttgccattccttgtaaagacccaccatgatatagtattgtttgcagacgacacttcacttattttcaaagtcaaacgacagcaacaagcttacaatgatgtaaacgatgctatttctaaagtagtaaattggttcaatgttaataatttattgttaaatgagaataagactaaatgtattaagtttgtcactagtaatgtaaggcatgtacaaacaagtgtcattgtgaaggatgaggaattggaactagttgatagtacagtttttcttggtataactttagattctaaactccagtggggtccccatattgctactctttcgaatagactgagttctgcagcttttgcagtaagcaaaatccgtcagttaactgatgtcaaaacagctcgattagtatattttagttacttccatagcattatgtcatatggtattttactgtggggtggtgcttcagagataaataccatttttgttctgcagaagagggctattcgagcaatatataaaatgaaccatagagactcactgagagataaatttaaggaaattgacatcatgacagtgcactgtcaatacatttatgagaatattctgtatgtgcataaaaatattgccgattttaagaaaaattgtgacattcataatattaatactagaaataaacataagctcgccgtgcccttcactcggctccataaaattaaaaaatcattcatgggtaattgtgtgagattttataataaacttccaaaccatattactgagttaccaattaataaatttaagaatcatgtaaagcgtaaacttatttctgaagcttattataccacacaagactacatgaatgataaaacaacgtgggattaattgtgattcgaaatgattaattatttattatatttgaataatgatgatgaaatggatattccaatgcatgtatttcctttgttgtttttattatatttgtttgacatttagaatttattctagaaacaatctagacaagtattttttatacattttttttttgtatgactgtattttgtgaaagttttagtattaaatttgatctatgaattatattcattagtattatatatggaataatatttacaacatcaataaattgctctgataattagattaagataattatatgtaatactgtcttactattcataagtgcttgttgctaggcctacatgaataaagtatatttgaattgaattgaattgaattgaattgaattataattatattagttcatagtttcctgctacccaaaggttgtctggaagagattgcttcttagcgataagaccgcctgttgttacctaacttttacgtgttttttcatttcctgtctttttttaactgtatggtgcacaaaaagaatatttacttacttataattagtaaataagcgcttgttttatttatgattattacCATCCTTCCCTACCTAGTTGTAGTTTAACCTTTTTCTAGGTGCATGTGTGATACTACTTTAACACGCGTAAAGCGTAAAGTAAGCGAGGCGGCGGAGGAGGAGTTACAGAGTATAACTACCTATGTTAGttgaacaatataaaaaaaaatagaaaaaaaaaactaaatatattacacgatataataatatgatatcaaTTGACAGGGTAAGCAAGACAAACAATCTGCTCTACTTGGCCCTGCCAATCACCACTTCAACCCAGTAGCGAGTGAGAGTCGAGGCGCTCCGCCAACGCCCTCAGAAGGTAGTAATAAACTAGCACggcaaaatttataataatgtcaTTTATATTAGTAAAAATAGTAGCAAGGTTTATTTAGCTGTGGCaacaattataacatttattcaaTTGTCACTTCATCGTCGCCCTAAAGAAAAAGGGACTAAAgcaccaattacatccacacttcccgataacgGGCCCGAAATCTGGactgataatcgttttctgtttcacggaatatcaacacatcgttaacaatatttgaaatgtaaacaaTACTTTGTATATACCAGAAattttcaatgtttgatatttttgcatatgaacattttttttatttttacatttcaaatattgaaaACGATGCGCTGATATTttgtgaaacggaaaaatattctttctcggCCCCGAAATTGGGTCTGGTATCAGTGGCACTTAAGGTCTCCCTCGAGCAATTTTTCTAGACACGTTTTTTGGAGGCGAGAGTGCAGTCTATTTTCGCGTATGTCTCTGGCCAAAGAGACTTGATTGTATCTTTGCTCTGACCATCGGCCACGTAGTTTACGCTGTatacaacagatggcgctgtgtttTGCTTAACGAGACTTTACGGTCGGAATTGTCTGCATGGCCTTATCTTTACTTTTTTACATCTAtgttttatcaagaaaattcaAAATAGCCCAGATTAGATGTGATCTTGATGTTATTTTAGTTTGTAAGGAGTTGATTTTCCATAGACTACCGTCAGACTTTATCAGAATCtcatatagatatatatatttcatttacaCCCTAGTTGCTTATTAGCAATTTCAACTAATATTTCGTGAATAAGGGTAAGTCTggggcagcgcaggtgtaaggTGTTGGGGTGTATGTTCCACGGATTGTAATGTAATACCAATTAATGTACTCGTACCTATGGTTTTAGTCTATCgagtttttggaaaaataaaCAACGGTGGAGCTATGGAAGTTCGCAAGGCGTACACAGCTCGGGCTCTATAAGGCTCGGGGTCTATAAAGGTAAGTTTAGACTAAGACACTATACACGGTACACTTATTGTATTCAACTATTTACCTAGTTTCTAATCTAACACTCGCGTTCATACCGAGGCACTAGGTTTATACACTGAGTGTATCCACGTTTCATTTTGTCAAGCACTTGATTTTGCAGGAAACATTTCAAAATCTAATTCTGATCTTTCTTATCAATTTAACTTAAAATCTCCCAAAAATACGCTGTTTTAAGTAAGTTCtaagtcaatattttttatactaacaTTGCTTAGCGAATCATCACATTATGAAACAAGCtgagatttttattttagatacaGGAAGAAGGTATTGTAGAACGACAggtgaaataaaagtaaagtgtGATATTGATTAGAATTTATTATCTTTTAATCAATAGACAATATATATTGATAATATACCTATgtgcatttaataaataattatttggggacaatcagtgttaccgcaaaatgtatggagctgtataGTGCGATCTCGTTTCgatgtcaaattcgaagcacgaaattgttttagattttacacattttactCATCATTGTACCTTTGccaccgactaggctaggaggccgttaatAAAGTATAAGCATGTTAATACCAGCTCAGTTTTTCATGGTCCAGCCATTGTCGATGACGTAGTTAGATCCAGTGACGCTCTTAGCCTTCTCGCTAGCTAGGAACAGAATCACGCCTCCAATTTCTTCATTCGTAGCTAAGTAACCTTGGAGGGTGGCCTTAATCAGCGCTTGCCGTATAAGCTTCGGATCTCCAAGACCATTGTTAATGTTGAAGTTGTTATCCACAGGCCCAGGGTTGACTGTGTTGACTCTGACTCCAGCAGATGCCAACTCCATCGCCGCACAACGCGTAACATGATCCAAAGCTGCTTTAGACACGTAATACGGAAGAAATGTTGGTTTACTAGACGGACGTAGAGATGCCCCGCTAGAGATGTTGACCACGTTTCCCCCGGTCTTGGCAAGATGAGGCGCTGCCAGGCTTGTCAGTTGAATGACTGCCCGAACATTCGTCCGCATTACCTCATCGTAGGCTTGGAGCACTTTTCCATCTAATAGGCTTCCTTCTGAAACCATTCCGGCATTGTTGACGAGCACATCCAGTTTTCCGAAATGTTTTATCGTTTTAGGGATGACGGTGGCGGTGTCAGCTTCCTTAGACAGGTCGGCTTGTATGACGAGGGGTTTCTTGCCAAGCGCCTCAATGCTTTTGGCAACGGCAGCGAGCTTGGCTTGCGTGCGCGCAACGAGCACCACGTCGGCGCCCTCCTCGGCGAACATCAACGCCGTCGCAGCGCCGATGCCCGAGCTTGCTCCCGTCACCATCACCACTTTGTTAGCAAAActcatgtttaaaaatacagCTTTCGCTTATGTTGTTACAAATATTCCGCCGCTTTAGAAACGCTGCAGCTGATTGGTTGCAGTTATAACGTGGAAGTTCTTTTGCAAGAGCTTTTATATTGTATCTTATCAACGTTGACGAGATAACAACCACTTGAGATAAGGCACATGCATAATAAActgattaagtaaatacatatTAGTGTTACCCGGGTACAGTATCTTTCTTGGTTATTAGTATATTTGCCGTAATACAAAGTACAATCATTACTATTCAAAAACAAATGCATTATGGTCAATGTGGGGAATATCGACATATTgctcagacacagtcagaaaggaagaaCTTCGTTCCTTATGCTCTACCGATCTTCTGTAAGAGGAGTAGGTATGTGTTCCAACGCAAGAGTGAGAAGGGACGAAATAGTTGGTAGTCCGTCTTTCCTGATAGATTGCCTTCCCTACGTTGACCTTAGGTATAATATAAACATCACAATCTTGAAATATGTGATGGTTGATGGTAGAAACATAATATCAATGCCGACTTTAAAGTCTTTTAAGTTAAAGGCTTAAGCCGCCTAAGCCTTTAAAAGGCAGTAagatttttaaagcaaaaatgaCCACCATAAAAGCATCTTTTTttcttatgattttttttactaaaggtgacattcggatgttaTCTGCAGCTGCATTAGTGTTGCGGCATCGTTATTGTCACTGTCACCGCTGTATCTGTAGATTTCCTTGATAAATGAGTTGTGTatatgtttaataattatagaGATGAATATATGCAAGACCTACTCAGCGAGAAGAAAACCTGCGCTGCCAGTTCCAGCGCATAGACTTCAGAAGTCAGGGAAGTCCTTAAGGGTAATAGGtgcaaaaacttaaaaacctgaaataataaaataattgagtACTGAACGACGCTTCACACGTGAGCTCAAAACGTTTTGCACAACAAAAGGATATTACTCAGTAAAAGAATTCCTGGATGAATGAATATGTCGAAaccattaaattattatatataggcTAAGCTAtctatttgtaatttgtaatcgtttatgacatttaaatctctataattcaatttaatgaaaagatgtttaatttatgtttgtgttcagtatactttatttttataatatactatattaatttattattgttttgctcactgtttcgtgtaaaaagtagttttaggtaatatgacgatgtacaatcaatacaaataaaatctattctattctattctattctatatatttttcCTCAGTCTCCTGTTGACCACGAACGCAGTAAATGGTTCGAAACGTCAGGATTTCATTATACGCgacgcgatataatccgtttacCGATGATAGCAATAAACATACTGATTAAGTACTATCATTAAActataattttacagtacataaggtgctactttaccgccctagtgcggtaactatacgtgcgtatgtcgaaaattaacagggccatatgtactgtaaaacgttgtgcaatacacgtgcgaaaaggtaattatTAGGGTATACTcctgtcaatttaaaacactcccttcggtcgtgctttaatttatcgccactcgttgcgaatttcctacttttcgcacttgtatcgttatTTCCTATTAAGGTTTACTTTCACGTGTTTATAGTCACTtgtgcgacatgtttcggagagcctaggtctcctttctcaagcactaacagagAGTGAGCGAGTGGAatccgtaaaattagtttaatattaatatgtctCATTTTAAATTCGAATACTCATTACTGATTATgattacatagttttatttcacgGACAATGATGctggaatggtatttttttattctagttGGTCTGATTTGGTTAAACGGTTCAATAACTATCTTTATATTCTcgttacaggctgagcctagtgtgaggatcaatgtactgctgctcTTGTAATGCTAAATCcttgaaatatattatatattcttcATATCTAAAATTTGCATACGATCAATAGGTGTAAACCATCTTCATCAGTGAATAGCGACAGACAGGCGAGGTGAACCGCGGGCGCGGCGCGGTCACGCGCGGTCGCCGCGCGACAATGCGACGGTTTCACGCGTCAGCGGCGCCGCCGTCGCTCCCGGCCTCGACACTTCATCGACCCACACGTTACTAcatggaggccaattcaaacctacattgtgacatcaaaatgatatctgaatgtgtctcgctcgcgccaatacctgtacggacaagtgcgagcgaTATCCACGCGTGATTGATAgcatttacaatatattttcgataaatcgaatttcgttaaagttttCCACACataacgccaatttcataggtaattacctaatattatacgtatatatacttatatatatgaccgcaccctgcctatgaagccgatggtcccggcctcccgggttcaaatcctggtaagggcatttattagtgtgatgagcacggatatttgttccagagtcatgggtgttttctatgtattttaataataattatatttctatgtatttaagtatttctaaatatttatatattatatatatcgttgtctaagtaacctcaacacaagccttattgagcttactgtgggacttagtcaatttgtgtaatgatgtcctataataaatttattatttatatagcaCTGCATCATTTctttatagtatattttttgttaaatgtttAAGAAGATAATAATCGTCATTACTTAACATATTGCAATGCTTGAAACACTCGGTTAACTTATCTAGTATTATATGCAGTGTAAACAAGCCTTGAACAAGTACGCACCAAGTGCTTAATCTATGCACTTATACAGGTCGTTATCTCCCTACCTGCAATGGTTGTTGTATGTCCTAGATGTACATTATCTACAAGTGGCGTCGATAAACTAGGTATAAATCGTCATATGCTTTCAATTTAAACGATAAACGTATACAGGCTGTACGGTAACGATGAGTTTTAAGAATAAGGTTGTCATAGTGACGGGAGCAAGCTCGGGCATCGGCGCGGCGACGGCGCTGATGTTCGCCAAGGAGGGCGCCGACGTGGCGCTTGTGGCGCACACGCAGGCCAAGCTCGCCGCCGTCGCGAATAACATCGAGGCGCTCGGCAGAAAACCTCTTATTATCCAAACCGATCTCTCTAAAGAAACTGACACTGCCACCGTTGTCCCAGAAACTGTAAAACATTTCGGAAAGTTAGACGTGCTGGTCAATAATGCTGGCTTATCTTCAGTGGGATCTTTAACAGAAGGCACAATATTACAAGAGTATGATGAAGTGATGAGAACCAATGTTGGGGCGGTGATTCAATTGACAAGCCTAGCGGCGCCATATCTGGCGAAAACAAAAGGTAACGTGGTCAACATTTCAAGCGTCGTAGCTTTACGGCCGTGCAAAAATCCGGAGTTGCTCCCGTATTTTGTGTCGAAAGCAGCTCTAGACCATTTCGCGCGCTGTGCAGCTGTAGAACTAGCGTCTTCTGGAGTTAGGGTCAATACAGTCAACCCTGGACCAGTGGATAACAACTTTAGCACTAACACCAGCCTTGGTAATCCGCAGGTGATACGACAGGCGCTGATAGACGCTACTCTACAAGGTTTCATAGCTACGAATGAAGAAATTGGCGGTTTAATTTTGTTCCTAGCCAGCGATAAGGCGAGAAGCGTCACTGGATCGAACTACGTCATGGACAATGGATGGACTATGGTTCCTCATGAGTAAGATCGTTTTCACATTTGTCCGATCCTATATCGAATGTCTGATACAACTACAATAAAgaagaaaaatgtaaaaaaacttgctttaataatcatttattaaCTTCATGAATTCAATCACTGGCACTATTGCTTATTGCTCacgtgactgcttaccatcaggcgggccgtgtgcttgtttgccaccgacgtggttaaattaaacctaataataataattaaaagcgTTATTGTAGAAATAAACATACTTGATGCCATAGCGCTCGCTCTTGGGGCTGTCATTCTCCAAAGGACCGACATCGGATCGGATGTGCTAATGGATGAAATTAAAACcgatttttcattcattttaattaagtaattctACGActcttgttttatttaattcctaattatttattttaccttgGCCCTACGCACAATCTATTAAAGATATCCTTTATACCTATTTAGGTAGTATTAATGTATTCATTTACTTCTAATTACCGAGTTTTTTATTTACGTGATTTTTGTGTATGGATGgaactaggttattgtgtgaaatATTTTCACACTAGTAAGTATTCTTTCAAAATGTATTTGCAGAGTTGCAAATGACGGCATTGTCCTAATggaatataggtaaaaaacttaagtaagtcacctgttgtatgtagttgtgacgtgttcgaatagacaatacatgtttaaaagacacacacaaacaaagtctattcgaacacgtcacaactacatacaacaggtgacttacttttTTACCAACTTATACGAAATATGAAGATTATGAAGTAACGCTAGCTAGACAACCATAATAAGTAGatacataaaatacaattttcactTCCACGTtgcagtaggtacagtcagcatcaatagtagcggatgaaacaacgcaccaaaagtatctgacaatgacaacgcaccaaaagttccggataacttttccaaatattgataaatttctaaaattcacgttcaaaactatatcttttacgGTCTTATTTGTTCTATAtcaaagacatcactttttgttaagctgttacagaatggtagatacttatgaagcgttatttgatccgctacttttgatgctgacggGGTACATTTTGTTAACATGGAAGTATAGCACGTGACcgcccatacaaaaagagaaaactttacaattaaatattttctattctacatgattttttagtatgttattgacacaatgaaaaactaggtttataggttttcctttatttatttatttgcataacaaaaaaaattatagaatcgttagatttgaaaagctattcttccctcttaaaatgTAGTCCTAGTTTT
Proteins encoded:
- the LOC133529253 gene encoding uncharacterized oxidoreductase MexAM1_META1p0182-like, whose product is MSFANKVVMVTGASSGIGAATALMFAEEGADVVLVARTQAKLAAVAKSIEALGKKPLVIQADLSKEADTATVIPKTIKHFGKLDVLVNNAGMVSEGSLLDGKVLQAYDEVMRTNVRAVIQLTSLAAPHLAKTGGNVVNISSGASLRPSSKPTFLPYYVSKAALDHVTRCAAMELASAGVRVNTVNPGPVDNNFNINNGLGDPKLIRQALIKATLQGYLATNEEIGGVILFLASEKAKSVTGSNYVIDNGWTMKN
- the LOC133529256 gene encoding uncharacterized protein LOC133529256, giving the protein MSFKNKVVIVTGASSGIGAATALMFAKEGADVALVAHTQAKLAAVANNIEALGRKPLIIQTDLSKETDTATVVPETVKHFGKLDVLVNNAGLSSVGSLTEGTILQEYDEVMRTNVGAVIQLTSLAAPYLAKTKGDTTGADRRYSTRFHSYE